In the genome of Paenibacillus sp. FSL R5-0766, one region contains:
- a CDS encoding FAD-dependent oxidoreductase, with the protein MTETFSSAHRTEYLQNMANAHFDVLIIGGGITGAGIALDAASRGLKTALVEMQDFAAGTSSRSTKLVHGGLRYLKQYEVKMVAEVGRERAVVYENGPHVTTPEPMLLPIYTAGTFGRFSTSIGLMVYDRLAGVKRSERRQMLNAGAVSDSEPLLRKQGLLGGGLYVEYRTDDARLTIEVMKEAVKRGAQAVNYVKAKGFLKENGKITGIEATDQIGGQTYTLKASKVINASGPWVDGLRELDGSRKGKTLQMTKGIHLVFDGERFPLRQAVYFDTPDGRMVFAVPRDGKTYVGTTDTVYQDDPAHPQISDSDRDYVINAVNGMFPDVHIGTEDVESGWAGVRPLIHEEGKNPSEISRKDEVWVSESNLITIAGGKLTGYRKMAEMVVDLVARQMEQESGHSIGPCVTKKMPISGGDVGGSAGFVSYAERKIKDGVALGLARPAAERLVRTYGSNVEALYERMPDPRTKSELHGMPQELLLMLRYAIDEEMAVTPSDFLVRRTGDLFFRIDEVRRYKAAVISYMAGRLNWSEEEEVKHTQELDQLLLETSGKI; encoded by the coding sequence ATGACAGAGACGTTCTCGTCAGCACACCGGACCGAATATTTGCAAAATATGGCGAATGCACATTTTGACGTATTAATTATTGGCGGCGGGATTACAGGCGCAGGGATTGCATTGGACGCGGCTTCCCGTGGATTGAAGACAGCGCTTGTAGAAATGCAGGATTTTGCAGCAGGTACATCCAGTCGTTCGACCAAGCTTGTCCATGGCGGATTGCGTTATTTGAAGCAATATGAAGTGAAGATGGTTGCTGAGGTAGGACGGGAGCGGGCTGTAGTTTATGAGAATGGGCCACATGTGACCACACCGGAACCGATGTTGTTACCGATCTATACGGCTGGCACGTTCGGCCGCTTCAGCACATCCATTGGACTGATGGTGTATGACCGGCTCGCCGGGGTGAAGCGCAGTGAACGGCGCCAAATGTTGAATGCTGGAGCGGTGTCAGACAGTGAACCTTTATTACGCAAACAGGGGTTGTTGGGTGGTGGACTCTATGTGGAGTACCGGACTGATGATGCCAGGCTCACCATAGAAGTTATGAAAGAAGCTGTCAAACGTGGGGCACAGGCAGTGAACTACGTCAAGGCGAAAGGTTTCCTGAAGGAGAATGGCAAGATTACAGGTATTGAAGCTACGGATCAGATCGGTGGTCAGACCTATACGCTGAAAGCAAGCAAGGTGATCAACGCTTCCGGCCCATGGGTGGATGGGCTGCGGGAATTGGACGGTTCGCGCAAGGGGAAAACGCTGCAGATGACCAAAGGTATTCATTTGGTCTTTGATGGTGAACGATTCCCATTAAGACAGGCTGTCTATTTTGATACACCAGATGGTCGAATGGTGTTTGCTGTCCCACGTGATGGCAAAACCTATGTAGGAACGACAGACACCGTATATCAGGACGATCCTGCACACCCCCAAATTTCCGACTCCGACCGTGATTATGTCATTAATGCAGTTAATGGCATGTTTCCAGATGTACACATTGGTACCGAGGACGTGGAATCCGGATGGGCGGGTGTACGTCCACTAATTCATGAGGAAGGCAAGAATCCTTCCGAAATTTCACGTAAAGATGAAGTCTGGGTATCCGAATCCAATCTTATTACGATTGCCGGGGGCAAGTTAACCGGATACCGTAAAATGGCCGAGATGGTTGTTGATCTGGTCGCACGCCAGATGGAGCAGGAGAGTGGGCATTCCATAGGCCCTTGTGTAACGAAGAAGATGCCCATCTCCGGCGGTGATGTAGGGGGATCGGCTGGATTTGTATCGTATGCGGAGCGCAAGATCAAGGACGGTGTTGCTCTCGGGCTTGCCCGACCTGCTGCGGAGCGGCTGGTTCGCACGTATGGTTCCAATGTGGAGGCACTGTATGAGCGAATGCCCGATCCACGCACCAAGTCCGAGCTTCATGGCATGCCACAGGAGCTATTGCTGATGCTGCGTTACGCGATTGATGAAGAGATGGCTGTAACCCCGTCTGACTTTTTGGTACGAAGAACAGGTGATTTATTCTTCCGTATTGACGAAGTTCGTCGCTATAAAGCAGCAGTTATCTCGTATATGGCAGGTCGTTTGAACTGGTCTGAAGAGGAAGAGGTTAAACATACACAGGAACTGGATCAGCTGTTGCTGGAAACATCCGGCAAAATCTGA
- a CDS encoding glycerol-3-phosphate responsive antiterminator produces the protein MPFEGQRILPAAKSMKQFEAMIEGPYTYGVMLETHIAQLQSVMDEARRYDKKILLHADLVQGLKNDEYAAEYLCQHIRPAGLISTRASVIQKAKQKGITAIQRIFLLDTHALEKSYLLLAKTQPDYIEVLPGVIPHIIAEVSVRTGIPIIAGGLIRSPEEVELALGVGATTVTTSNVDLIRHFGKSLTP, from the coding sequence GTGCCATTTGAGGGACAACGTATATTGCCGGCTGCAAAGAGCATGAAGCAGTTTGAAGCGATGATTGAAGGCCCTTATACCTATGGGGTGATGCTGGAAACGCATATTGCACAGCTTCAGAGTGTAATGGACGAGGCGCGGCGGTATGACAAAAAGATACTTTTGCATGCAGATCTGGTCCAAGGATTGAAGAATGATGAGTATGCGGCAGAGTATCTGTGTCAGCACATTCGCCCGGCAGGACTGATCTCTACAAGGGCAAGTGTAATTCAAAAGGCGAAGCAGAAAGGCATTACAGCGATTCAACGTATTTTTCTGCTGGATACCCATGCACTGGAGAAAAGTTATCTGTTGCTGGCCAAAACCCAACCTGATTATATTGAAGTATTACCTGGCGTCATTCCGCATATTATTGCGGAAGTATCTGTGCGTACAGGGATACCCATTATTGCAGGGGGATTGATCCGTTCACCGGAAGAGGTTGAACTTGCGCTTGGCGTCGGGGCTACGACAGTGACCACATCCAACGTAGATCTGATCCGACACTTCGGGAAATCGCTTACACCGTAA
- a CDS encoding GTP cyclohydrolase II: MINSHIIQLLAPKIQTFPSGKEFIYLVGPIKLPVNLDGETKTFQWYSWMKSDKAMESGELIESLAEAELAERQQSSVLVYGDFADAQEALIRMHSICHTGDIFGSKRCDCGFQLEQSMKMIAAHGAGALFYLANHEGRGIGLFSKAMAYILQEEGLDTVDANLQLGFTDDARNYDDAIAVLRALRSAPVTLITNNPRKLAALQEAGLNVGGRVPLWGDRSAFNEKYLQTKVNRSGHLAESDGWAGAETLLPHAQG; encoded by the coding sequence ATGATCAATTCACATATTATTCAACTGCTTGCCCCCAAAATTCAGACTTTTCCGAGTGGAAAAGAGTTCATATACCTGGTGGGACCAATCAAACTCCCGGTTAACCTCGATGGGGAGACCAAGACATTCCAGTGGTACAGCTGGATGAAATCGGACAAAGCGATGGAGAGCGGCGAGTTAATCGAATCTCTTGCTGAGGCTGAACTGGCAGAGCGTCAACAATCCAGTGTTCTGGTGTACGGTGACTTTGCCGACGCACAAGAAGCGCTGATTCGGATGCATAGCATCTGTCATACAGGCGACATCTTTGGCAGCAAACGCTGTGATTGTGGCTTCCAATTGGAGCAATCCATGAAAATGATCGCCGCTCACGGAGCGGGCGCACTGTTCTACCTTGCCAACCATGAAGGACGTGGCATTGGTCTGTTCAGCAAAGCCATGGCGTACATTTTGCAAGAAGAAGGTCTGGATACGGTAGATGCGAACTTACAGCTCGGATTCACGGACGATGCTCGTAATTATGACGATGCGATTGCTGTGCTGCGTGCACTTCGCTCCGCACCGGTTACATTGATCACCAACAATCCACGGAAGCTGGCTGCTTTGCAGGAAGCGGGATTAAATGTGGGTGGACGTGTGCCACTATGGGGAGATCGCTCTGCTTTTAACGAGAAGTATCTGCAAACGAAAGTGAACCGTTCCGGTCATTTGGCAGAAAGTGATGGTTGGGCTGGGGCAGAGACGCTGCTTCCGCATGCGCAGGGTTAA
- the glpK gene encoding glycerol kinase GlpK: protein MEKYILALDQGTTSSRAILFNHGGEIVHIAQQEFPQYFPKPGWVEQNANEIWSSILAVMASCLAESGIKPVQIAGIGITNQRETVVVWDKETGRPIYNAVVWQSRQTADICEELKTQGLGDLFRRKTGLLIDPYFSGTKVKWILDHVAGARERAEKGELLFGTIDSWLIWKLSGGTHVTDISNASRTLLYNIYDLQWDDELLDILDIPKAMLPEVRGSSEVYAHTTDYHFFGHRIPIAGAAGDQQAAMFGQGCYTKGSMKNTYGTGCFMLMNTGENPVQSNHGLITTIAWGMNGKVEYALEGSIFVAGSAVQWLRDGLRMLRSSKDSEDYASRVPSTDGVYMVPAFVGLGSPYWDSEVKGAVFGLTRGTTKEHFIRATLEALAYQTKDVLEAMESDSGIPVHALRVDGGAAANDFLMQFQSDILGIPVERPTVNETTALGAAYLAGLAVGYWTSADELTDHENTERVFQPVMAEQQRTELYAGWKRAVNAAMAFK, encoded by the coding sequence ATGGAAAAATATATATTGGCTCTGGATCAGGGAACAACAAGCTCCCGAGCTATTCTATTTAACCACGGCGGGGAGATTGTGCACATTGCTCAACAGGAATTCCCCCAATATTTCCCCAAGCCGGGTTGGGTAGAGCAGAATGCCAACGAAATCTGGAGTTCCATTCTTGCCGTGATGGCTTCATGTCTGGCAGAGAGCGGAATCAAACCAGTCCAGATTGCCGGGATTGGAATTACCAATCAACGTGAGACCGTTGTTGTATGGGACAAAGAAACAGGCAGACCCATCTATAATGCAGTGGTATGGCAATCGAGACAGACCGCAGATATCTGTGAAGAATTGAAGACGCAGGGTCTCGGGGACCTTTTCCGACGTAAAACAGGATTATTGATCGATCCCTACTTCTCGGGAACGAAGGTCAAATGGATTCTGGATCATGTCGCTGGTGCCCGAGAGCGGGCAGAGAAGGGTGAACTGCTGTTTGGCACGATTGATAGCTGGCTGATCTGGAAACTGAGCGGGGGTACACATGTCACGGATATATCCAATGCCTCACGTACCCTGCTCTATAACATCTATGATCTGCAATGGGATGACGAATTGTTGGATATCCTCGACATTCCCAAGGCTATGCTACCAGAAGTGCGAGGTTCATCCGAGGTGTATGCACACACAACAGACTATCATTTCTTCGGTCATCGGATTCCGATTGCGGGAGCGGCAGGAGATCAACAGGCAGCGATGTTTGGTCAGGGCTGTTACACCAAGGGTAGTATGAAAAATACATATGGTACCGGTTGTTTCATGCTTATGAACACGGGAGAGAACCCGGTACAATCCAATCACGGACTGATTACAACGATTGCCTGGGGGATGAATGGCAAGGTTGAATATGCGCTCGAAGGCAGCATTTTTGTTGCAGGTTCAGCGGTTCAGTGGCTGCGTGACGGATTAAGGATGCTTCGCTCTTCAAAAGATAGCGAGGATTACGCCTCACGTGTGCCTTCGACAGACGGTGTTTATATGGTACCTGCATTTGTGGGACTGGGCAGTCCGTATTGGGATAGTGAGGTTAAGGGTGCGGTGTTTGGCCTGACACGAGGCACGACAAAGGAACACTTTATCCGTGCTACGCTTGAGGCGTTGGCGTATCAGACCAAAGATGTACTGGAGGCAATGGAATCCGACTCGGGTATTCCCGTGCATGCTCTGCGTGTGGATGGAGGAGCGGCGGCCAATGATTTTCTCATGCAGTTCCAGAGTGATATTCTGGGCATTCCTGTCGAACGCCCAACGGTGAATGAAACGACTGCATTGGGTGCGGCTTATCTGGCAGGGTTGGCGGTTGGATATTGGACGAGTGCGGATGAATTGACCGATCATGAAAATACGGAGCGTGTCTTCCAGCCTGTTATGGCTGAGCAACAACGAACAGAACTATATGCAGGCTGGAAGCGTGCAGTGAATGCAGCAATGGCTTTTAAATAA
- a CDS encoding ABC transporter substrate-binding protein, with translation MVCVLLISGCSIWPGQDDSANNKKVALTLWYWNRSIDDKLIARAKEKFPNIELTAQKIGGDFKAKLKTTLAARSGEPDIVALNDWIMELFPSEDRFYNLYDLGAGDIEDQYLPWKWKQGVTPSGQMIGFPMDTGPTALFYREDLFKEAGLPSDPEDVTRQINSWDAYAAAGEQLKEKFGGKVFLTDNIATVYNQVISQSAERYFRPDGSFIGMDSPIVGKSWDTAVAFKEKGLLANADGWTPSWNAAMNNGEIASFVGAVWMKQVLQEAAPDTSGKWRVARAPGGDGNNGGSFLSILKSSEHPQEAFELVRWLQSPENQLEQYQTLNLFPSAPGVFDDPAMKEKEPFFGGQATGPVFAESAQDVPNAFFGERYPSVHNIITRRLNDVAKQNADPQQVWTDTVHRVERELQR, from the coding sequence ATGGTCTGCGTCCTGCTCATAAGCGGATGCTCCATCTGGCCCGGACAGGACGATTCAGCGAACAACAAAAAGGTAGCGCTTACATTATGGTACTGGAATCGTTCCATCGATGATAAGTTGATTGCCAGGGCTAAGGAAAAGTTCCCCAATATCGAACTGACAGCTCAGAAAATCGGCGGTGATTTCAAAGCAAAACTCAAAACAACACTCGCTGCACGCTCAGGTGAACCAGACATTGTAGCATTGAACGACTGGATCATGGAGCTATTCCCCAGTGAGGACCGTTTCTATAATCTGTATGATCTCGGCGCAGGAGATATTGAAGACCAATATCTGCCGTGGAAATGGAAGCAAGGCGTTACGCCAAGTGGACAGATGATCGGGTTCCCGATGGATACCGGACCAACTGCCCTCTTCTACCGAGAAGATCTGTTCAAGGAGGCCGGATTGCCATCTGATCCCGAAGACGTTACACGCCAGATCAACAGCTGGGATGCATATGCTGCTGCCGGAGAACAGCTCAAGGAAAAATTCGGAGGCAAGGTTTTTCTAACCGACAATATTGCAACCGTTTACAATCAAGTCATATCGCAGTCTGCGGAGCGTTATTTCCGGCCGGACGGGTCCTTTATCGGCATGGATTCCCCTATTGTGGGCAAGAGCTGGGATACGGCCGTTGCTTTCAAAGAGAAGGGACTGCTAGCCAATGCAGATGGCTGGACTCCAAGCTGGAACGCCGCGATGAATAATGGCGAAATCGCCTCTTTCGTGGGCGCTGTCTGGATGAAACAAGTTCTTCAGGAAGCCGCTCCGGACACCTCCGGGAAATGGCGGGTCGCTCGGGCACCAGGGGGAGATGGCAACAACGGGGGATCATTCCTGTCCATCCTGAAGTCGAGTGAACATCCTCAGGAAGCCTTCGAACTGGTTCGCTGGCTGCAAAGTCCCGAAAATCAACTGGAGCAATATCAGACACTGAACCTGTTCCCTTCTGCACCAGGTGTGTTTGATGATCCTGCCATGAAAGAAAAAGAACCTTTCTTCGGTGGACAGGCGACAGGGCCTGTATTTGCCGAATCGGCACAGGATGTGCCGAATGCTTTCTTTGGCGAAAGATATCCATCCGTACACAACATTATCACTCGACGGCTGAATGATGTCGCGAAGCAAAATGCCGATCCACAGCAGGTCTGGACAGATACAGTACACCGCGTCGAGCGGGAATTGCAGCGTTAA